The Homo sapiens chromosome 16, GRCh38.p14 Primary Assembly genome includes the window CACTAAAGTGATAAGGACCATTTTTAATCAGTAATAACTATTGCAATAGGGAAAAGAGTCTAGCATGAACGGAGCCCAACCTTGAGTTTAGAGCATGCAGAAGTCACTGggtgtttcaaagaaaaaatgagggaggagggaggaaggcaggtggGGACTCAGTAGAGTCAGGATAGtgaataattataaataagattGGTCTGCTAGCTGGCAGTTAACAAAGTTAGGATTCTGTTTTCCCACAGGGAGACAAGCCCTATCCTTCTTAAGTGTTAGCCTGAACaaacagtaaaattttttttgacagcCTTGAGTTTTCTCAGGCAGGCACTTTAAAGGGGGGTAGGGTTATCTTAAGGGATGTGGCCCTGAGTGATGCTTATGTTAGTGTGTGTTCAAGTCTTTATAGGCCAAGGTTGAGGCCTAGATaagaagagggctcagaggagcctgGTTAGAGCCTGATCAAGGAGAGAATCTTTGCCAGATATACTGATAGGCATAAAAATATGGATCAATCTCAAAAATATACTAAGtggtccaggtgtggtggctcacacctgtaatcccagcactttgggaagctgaggtgggagggttgcttgagccgaggagttcaagaccatcttgggcaacatagcaagactctgtctctatttaaacttaaaataaataaatatatatatatacacacacatatatagtcctaagtgaaagaagctttACTGAAACATGTACATATAGATGAAATCTTAGGACAGGCAAAACTAAGACAAGCAAAAACTAACCTAGAGTGAAAAATTCAGAACAGTATGAATGGGGAATGACTGAAAAGGCATaagggaactttctggggtgaCAGTAATGTTCTCTGTTTAGATTGGGTTTAGGTTGTGCaagtgtatacatttgtcaaaactcatagaatggTACACTTAAGATTTATGCATTTCATTGTGTGTAAATGGCATCTGAATAACAAAACAGTGAACGTAGAAGTCTTTGATGCTAAAATGTTTAGAGGTGAATAATACTGATATCTGCAACAAATGCACTGAAAATCaagatggatgaatgaagaacATGACAGATGTGTTGAACCTAGTGGCAGATATACAGGTGTTCATTCCATAATTCTTTCAATTTGcgtgtttgaaaatttttataataggctgggcatgatggctcacgcctgtaatcctagcactttgggaggccaagacgggcgatcacttgaggtcaggagtttgagaccagcctggccaacatggcgaaactccgtctctactaaaaatacaaaagtgagcctgagagtggtggcgggtgcctgtgatcccagctactcgggaggctgaggcacgagaatcacttgagcctgggaggcagaggttgcagtgagccgagataatctcactgcactccagcttggccgacagagtgagactctgacaaaaaaaaaaaaaaaaaagaaaatttttagaataaaaaatgttgggaaataaaaaatactatgaGTTTATGCTTAGGAAACATACTTCTCATCTTTCTTAAAGTAAATGGAGATGTTGCAGATATTGCAGATGAGAAAGCAGATAGAGATTAGTGACTTGTCCAAAGATACCATATAAACACTGGGGGAGTAGGGCTGAGACATTAAATTACTATTCCAGAGCTCTTgccataatatatataaatctgtAACATTTGCAAGCcacttttactttttgtttgggCCACACAGTGCTCTCATTGAGCAAGTAGAGATTATTACTCTAAATTTGCAGATTTAAAAATCTGCACATTGGGGTGAAATTGTTTGCCAGTTACCCAGGTAACAAGTGGTAGAAACAGGTCAAGATGCTAGGTAGATCATTTTTCCTGGCTTACCACTTTTGCTACCACTTCGTGTCCCAAAGTTCCCAGTTTACCCAATATTTTTGTGTGGGACCCAACACTTGGATAAGTGGTTCTACAGGAGTCTCTGGcctgcttttcctcctccttaTCTGTGTTACCACTCTGGGTCTGAAAGGGTCTTCTCTGTTGAATGTCCCTGACTGACCAGTTTCTGTTTCAGTGGCCCGTTGCCGACAAGCCCTGGTGCCGCGTGCCTTCCATGCTTCAGCTGTGGGGCTAAGGTCTTCAGATGAGCAGAAGCAGCAGCCTCCCAACTCATTTTCTCAGCAGCATTCTGAGACACAGGGGGCAGAAAAACCTGATCCAGAGTCTTCTCATTCACCCCCCAGGTAGGCACCAATCCACCTATTTCTGGCCACTTCATATGCTTCATTATGTCTGTTCCTCCTtcacttcctctctcctctccatccccttTTGTACCTTCCTTCATTTCCAAGGCCATctttgttttttagaattttttattttttgtagtgatggctTCTCGCTacgttgaccagactggtctcaaactcctagatttCAAGCTGTCCTCCGCCTagatctcccaaagtgttgggattacaggtgtgagccactgcacccagccacaaggCTGTCTTAGGAAAGAAcctattgtttttataaaattggtGCCTGTTTGTTCTAAAACACCTAAACAGTATAGAGAAGTTCACAAAAATAAAGCAGTTTTATCCAAAATTACAGAGATAACCCTGCTAACATTTTTGTGAATATCCTTTTAGATGTTTCTCTAAGCTTATTTCATATGTAAATTTTTGTATAGAATAGATATAATGTGTATAAACTCTACATGCTGTTCTAGAACCTGTTTTTTCACTCAACAGTACATTTGTAATGTCTTTTCATAGCTTAATAGTTGTATAACATTCCAGCAAATAGCTGTGCCAAAATTTATTTAACCTGTCttttattgatggatatttagatttccttCACTAGTATAAGAAATAATATGATAAAGTGTGTGAATCTCTCCTTAGAAGTGGGAGCACTGAGTCAAAGGATATGtacatttaaagattttttactTATGTGGGCCAGTTGCCCTCCAGAAAGGtaatactaatttacatttccattagtgtttttttttcctaatcctGCCATTGAAAAGTTTCTCTATATCTGAAATTAGcgtgttccttttcatttttctgatttcctaACTAAAGTACTTTTCATTtcaattcaagaaatattttttgaggcCCTACTATCATGCCAGGCCCTGTGAGTAATATAGCATtactcctgccctcagggaggtAGTCTGGTGTAAGTTTAGATGAAGAAACCCTCTGAGCACAGTGTGCTAAGGGCTGAAAACAGGGAACTCCAGGGTGCAGCAATGCCTTCATACCACATGGCCTCATTTGCTGGATTCCTCTCCGTGCCTATGGGGAGGGGAAGGATGATCTAGTTTTTACTCTGTTGGCATTAAAACGTTgatactggctgggcgcggtggctcgcgcctataatcccagcgctttgggaggccgagacaggcggctcacttgaggtcaggagttcgagaccagcctggccaacatggtgaaaccctgtctctactaaaaatacaaaaattagccggacatggtggcacacgcctgtagtctcatcgacttaggaggctgaggcaggagacttgcttgaacccgggaggtggaggttgtagtgagctgagatcacgccactggactccagcctgggcgacagagggagactctgtctcaaaaacaaaaaacaaacaagaaaaccacaTTGATAGTGACACAAGAGTAAATGTCTTCCCAGCATGTGCTTAGAGGAGATCCAGAGCCCCTAGTTTCTGGTCATGCCCATTGTACATGCCAGGAGATGAAGTATGCTGGGCTGTGTCCTCTTGTCTCAGGTATACAGACCAGGGcggcgaggaggaggaggactatGAAAGTGAGGAGCAGTTGCAGCACCGCATCCTGACGGCAGCCCTTGAGTTTGTGCCCGCCCACGGGTGGACAGCAGAGGCGATTGCAGAAGGAGCCCAGGTGTGTATAGGTGAGGGTGGGGCCACCTAACCAAGATGAGCCAGGATGGAGTCACACCAGGCAGAGCGGGGGGCCTCATGCCTTCTTCCAGTCTAGCTCAGAGCCCCTCACAGCTGCAAGATTGactggtttttttcccccaataggGTGGAACTGGCTTTATTTTGTAGTTATAAAGAACATACCATGGAGTTGGTTCTTGGGAGTTGTGTTCTAAAGGCAATCTATTAGGCAAGAATTGTCTGTGATCAAAACTCCCATGTTTCATTGACTCTAAGATGCCATTGGTTGTAAGAAGcatcatttttaaatgcatcagtaaaaaagaaaacatactgcCCTTCGAACTATGACAAAGCACTTCTGTGATtcacactgattttttaaaatgaaaaatatatctgCATCTTAGAATTAATGACATATGGTGTTTGAAAACCCCCAAGAAGGCACCACTTTGGAGACCAACACATCTTATTTTCCCAGAAACTCTAATAGCATTTTCTGCATTAGTACAGACTGCTGCTTTAGATTAGGCAGCAGGCTCATGTTCAGGCCATGTTGTAGAGAATCCTCCAGCATAGCAAGATACCATCCTCCAAGAGACTGAGGGGATGACAGAGTTGCATCTTCCATCCCAGGCTTGCTGCAGGGCATCTACCCATGGACAATGGGCAAGGTTGCTGCTTTACTGAAATTTAACTGTTATTTCCTTGTCTTCTCTCACTCCCAAGTGCACATTTGGTAACAGAAGTCTCATTAGTGAAATGTGGGTGCTCTGACTCCACTGTAGGCTCATTGTGAAAACTGAACaatacaaacaaatataaaaaagaatgtagaaaacaCCTATAATCACACCAAAGATCATACTATCAACATTTATGCCTAGATCTTTCCAATTAAAACCCTTTATATGattcattctttaaatgtttattgagcaaatAATGTGccctaggcactgtgctagtccAAGAGACATGACAGGGGTCAAAGTGGTCAAGATGGATCTGCTTCCTGCCCTTGTTGAGCTTCCAGTCTAgcaacattaataaaatatatacaaatgtttaCTTAGAAGATGTGGTAAGTGCTATCAAGGAAAGGTGCTGTTGGGCTGTATAATGGAGGGACCCGATCATTAGATCAGGTCACAGCTGCGAGATTGACTGGTTTTTTTCCCTCAATAGGGTGGAAATGGctttattttgtagatataaaAGTAATGAACCATGGAATTGGTTCTTGAGAGTTGTGTTCTAAAGGCAACCTATTGGCAAGAATTGTCTGTGATCAAAACTACCATATTTCATTGACTCTAAGATGCCATTGGTTGTAAGAAGCACCATTTTTAAGTAcatcagtaaaaaaagaaaacatgttgcCTGTTAAACTATGACAAATAGTCTAATTTGTCCTATTAAAGGGttggagggctgggcacagtcgcgcatgcctataatcccagcactttgggaggccaaggcagagggattgcttgagcccagcagtttgggaccagtctgggcaacctagggagagaccccatctctacaaaaaatacaaaaattagccaggcatggtggtgcttgcctgtggtcccagctacctgggaggctggggtgggaggatctcttgagcctggtaggtcaaggctgcagtgagccataatgatgccattgcactccagcctgggcaacagagtgagaccttgtctgaaacCATATATGAGGTGGGTAAcagggtggtcaggaaaggcttttGAGCTGAGAATTGAAGAATGAATAGGCTTTACCTGACTTTGTGGGTAGGAGATGGACAAGTCCAAATACAGAAACTGCACAGGCAaggtggaaagaaaaagaaggatggTACGTTAGAAGAACCACAGAGAACCACCATGCAGAGAGTGCAGGAAGAGAGATTTGAGATGAGCAAGGCTGGAAAGGTCAGTCGAGGTCAAATCAGGCAAGGTCCTAAAGGTCATGATGAGGAGtcaagcttttcttctaagaacaATTGAAGATATTGGATTAAATTTGGCATTTCAAAATGCTCATTTTGGCTGCCAGATGAAAAGTGGattggaggcagagagagactcaTTGGGGGCTGCTGCCAGACATACAGGAGAGATGAGGTGGTCTGGCTTAGAGTAATGGCAGTGGGTAAGTTCAGGAATAGCTTGGACATGGGAGAGAGTGACAGGATGGCACCAGAGTTGCAAGTTTGCATGTGTGGGTACCCAATGGTGGTGTTTTCTAAGGTGAAGGCCATTGGAAGAGGACCAGCTTTGGGGAAGGGTACAGTCTTGATCCTTGTTGAGTATGAGGAGTTTTTGAGTCAACCAGTGGAGGCATCAAGCATACAGGTCAGGAACTGGAGGAAACAGCTGGACTAGAGATACACAtttgggcatatatatatatatatacagtatatatatgcacgctgattttatatatatatatatatataaaataattatggaaGTCAGTGAGATTGTCCAGGGCAAGAATATAATGTCATATGAGAGGGGAGTCCAGACTCTCAAGGAACGCGGACATTTAAGGGGAGAGTAGAATAGGATGGGCCGTCAAAGTCTAAGTCAGAGCATCCTGATGTTGGAGGCAAAGCAGGAGAGTGTGGATTAAGCAGCTAGACATTGGTTACTGGGGCAACAACCGTTTGGGTGGAGAACTGGATCAGAAATCAACTGGAGTGGATCGAGGTGTGCATAGAAGGCGAGGAAGTGGCGAGGCGTTTGGCTGCGAGGGGTAGAACTAGGGTGCACCAAGCAGGAGAAACAGATGGAAGTTTGGACATGATTGAACACAAATGGGAAGAGTACAGAAACAAGAGTGGACCAGGCTcatatgtgtaatcccagcacttggggaggctgaggcgggaggattgcttgacactaggagtttgaggccaacctgggcaatatggcgagaccccatctctacaaaaacatttaaaaattagccagatgcggtggcgcatacctgtggtcccaggctAAGatgggacgattgcttgagcccaggaggtcaaggcctcAGTCATGCCActgcttgagtgacagagcaagacactgtctcaaaaaaaaagtaaaaagaaaaaagaaagaaacaagagtgAGGGtgaatttacaagagaaaatagTCAAAATCAAGAGGATGAGGTTCCTTGAAGGCAAGAATTGTGGGATCTGGACAACAGTTGGAAGGACTGGCCTTAGATGTGTTAGGTGCAAAGTTGGAGAAAGCAGCTGCAGGCTTagtttctaaaaaagaaagaagacctgTTGATATGTTCATCCCTGAGCTAGTCTCTGTGAACTTGTTATTCAAGCCTAGATCCCACTCTTGCACACACACCAAGGGGCTTTGCAGGGTGGAGGGACCGGTGGTGGTCAGTTTCACCAAAATCACATGGACCCAGAGTGAAGAAATCAAGCTGCTGTCACTAGGAAGAGGCTCTAGTGATGAACAGGCAACAAATGTACCCTACACTTGGGCAccgcttttctgttttctgtctccccTTTTGTAGTCTCTGGGTCTCTCCAGTGCAGCAGCCAGCATGTTCGGGAAGGATGGCAGTGAGCTAATACTGCATTTTGTGACCCAGTGCAATACCCGGCTCACACGTGTGCTAGAAGAGGAGCAGAAGCTGGTACAGTTGGGCCAGGCGGAGTAAGTCCCATGGCATTACTACTCAGGGTGGCAGCTAAGGATCAGGGAACTTGGGCCCTACCAGCTATGCCCAGGAGGCCAATCCAAGCAGAACCCAAAGAGAGCAGCATTGGGCAGCCCTGCTGCTGTGATGGGACTGAAACCTGGCAGCCTGTCTCTGACGGCTTTAGTCAGGCCAGCGTCAGGAGCTGGTGGGACCCTCCTCCCTAGGGCTGAGTAAACCGTGGAGCACTGAGCCCCTGCCTTTCACTCAGAGACacactgttttcttttccctcttccaggaagaggaagacagaccAGTTCCTGAGGGATGCAGTGGAAACCAGACTGAGAATGCTGATCCCATACATTGAGCACTGGCCCCGGGTACCAAGTCTATATCCAGGCCCCAGAGCAACAATAATCCTAATATTTATCATTCTCAGCACCTTTCACTCAGATGACTTTGTACACTGTTCAGAACTTAGCTTCTCAATCTCTATAAACCCGACAATACTTAGTACACTTGGTAAAGCTGGGTTTCAAACTTGGACATACCAAAGAGAGTGACTGAGCCATCTGTGTCT containing:
- the COQ9 gene encoding ubiquinone biosynthesis protein COQ9, mitochondrial precursor; this translates as MAAAAVSGALGRAGWRLLQLRCLPVARCRQALVPRAFHASAVGLRSSDEQKQQPPNSFSQQHSETQGAEKPDPESSHSPPRYTDQGGEEEEDYESEEQLQHRILTAALEFVPAHGWTAEAIAEGAQSLGLSSAAASMFGKDGSELILHFVTQCNTRLTRVLEEEQKLVQLGQAEKRKTDQFLRDAVETRLRMLIPYIEHWPRALSILMLPHNIPSSLSLLTSMVDDMWHYAGDQSTDFNWYTRRAMLAAIYNTTELVMMQDSSPDFEDTWRFLENRVNDAMNMGHTAKQVKSTGEALVQGLMGAAVTLKNLTGLNQRR